One Candidatus Binatia bacterium DNA window includes the following coding sequences:
- the rplL gene encoding 50S ribosomal protein L7/L12, producing the protein MAEATVTREQVKEFIKNMTLMEAAALVKELEEELGVSAAAPVVAAAPAAAGAAAPAQAEEKTDFDVVLQSAGDKKIQVIKVVRELTGLGLKEAKDLVDGAPKVVKEGVPKEQAEEMKKKIEEAGGKVELK; encoded by the coding sequence ATGGCAGAAGCGACGGTAACGCGAGAGCAGGTCAAGGAGTTCATCAAGAACATGACGTTGATGGAGGCGGCAGCGCTCGTCAAAGAGCTCGAGGAGGAGCTCGGTGTCAGTGCGGCCGCACCCGTGGTGGCCGCGGCCCCGGCAGCTGCGGGAGCGGCGGCTCCGGCACAGGCGGAGGAGAAAACCGACTTCGACGTCGTCCTGCAGAGTGCCGGCGACAAGAAGATCCAGGTGATCAAGGTCGTTCGCGAGCTCACCGGGCTCGGGCTCAAGGAGGCGAAGGATCTGGTCGACGGGGCTCCGAAGGTCGTCAAGGAAGGCGTGCCGAAGGAGCAGGCCGAGGAAATGAAGAAGAAGATCGAAGAAGCCGGCGGAAAGGTGGAACTCAAGTGA
- the rplM gene encoding 50S ribosomal protein L13, with the protein MKKHSTPMLSAEEALRERRWYLVDAQGKTVGRLATGIARILRGKHNPSFTPHVDCGDFVVVINAAGLRFTGRKAEQKLYRRHSGYPGGLRAVTAGRLLQVRPERVLRDAVEGMLPKNRLGRRLTSKLKVYPGPRHPHEAQKPIVLEL; encoded by the coding sequence ATGAAAAAACATTCGACACCCATGCTGAGCGCGGAAGAGGCGTTGCGCGAGCGCCGCTGGTACCTGGTGGACGCGCAGGGAAAAACCGTCGGACGGCTCGCCACGGGGATCGCCCGGATCCTGCGGGGAAAACACAATCCCTCGTTCACGCCGCACGTCGACTGCGGGGATTTCGTCGTGGTCATCAACGCGGCGGGTCTCCGCTTCACCGGACGCAAGGCCGAGCAGAAGCTCTACCGTCGGCACAGCGGCTACCCCGGTGGGTTGCGCGCCGTCACGGCCGGGCGGCTGCTGCAAGTCCGTCCCGAGCGCGTACTCCGCGACGCCGTCGAAGGGATGCTGCCGAAGAATCGCCTCGGCCGTCGACTGACGTCCAAGCTCAAGGTGTACCCCGGGCCTCGGCATCCGCACGAAGCTCAGAAGCCGATCGTCCTGGAACTCTGA
- the argC gene encoding N-acetyl-gamma-glutamyl-phosphate reductase, whose translation MSRVRVAVLGASGYAGAECVRWLARHPGVEISCVTAEQHAGALLDEVHPGLRASGRKLEPFDAEEVVRRSDVVLAALPEERALEVLPPLVERGRKVVDLSGAFRIRDPEEHRRWYRSDPFPEARKRAVYGLSELYRDEIRTASFVANPGCYPTGILLGLAPLLRRGLVRDKVVADAKSGVTGARRKPSIEHLFAELGENLKAYSVLVHRHVPEMRQEMGRLARGTAPEVLFVPHLVPVRRGILTTLYVRLARPLGEEELGGFFAEDYGSEPFVVLARGRWPELREVRGTNLCAIGWTLDADRTTAVVVTALDNLGKGAAGQAVQNLNLLCGFPETQGLEDSAWLP comes from the coding sequence ATGTCCAGAGTCCGTGTGGCCGTGCTCGGGGCCAGCGGATACGCGGGCGCCGAGTGCGTTCGTTGGCTCGCGCGACACCCCGGCGTGGAGATTTCGTGCGTCACGGCGGAGCAGCACGCGGGTGCTCTCCTGGACGAAGTGCACCCGGGCCTCCGGGCTTCCGGCCGGAAACTCGAGCCCTTCGACGCGGAAGAGGTCGTGCGGCGCTCGGACGTCGTACTCGCCGCGCTCCCCGAAGAAAGGGCCCTCGAGGTGCTACCGCCGCTCGTCGAGCGGGGCCGGAAAGTCGTCGACCTGAGCGGTGCTTTTCGCATCAGGGACCCGGAGGAACACCGCCGGTGGTACCGTTCCGACCCCTTTCCGGAGGCGAGGAAGCGGGCGGTGTACGGTCTTTCGGAGCTCTACCGGGACGAGATCCGAACTGCCTCGTTCGTCGCGAACCCGGGTTGTTACCCCACGGGAATTCTCCTCGGGCTGGCTCCTCTTCTCCGCAGAGGTCTCGTTCGGGACAAGGTCGTCGCGGATGCCAAATCCGGGGTGACGGGGGCTCGGCGGAAGCCGAGCATCGAGCACCTTTTCGCCGAGCTCGGCGAGAACCTGAAAGCCTACTCGGTTCTCGTGCACCGGCACGTGCCGGAGATGCGGCAGGAAATGGGTCGGTTGGCCCGGGGCACGGCACCGGAGGTCCTTTTCGTTCCGCATTTGGTGCCCGTGCGCCGAGGCATCCTGACGACCCTCTACGTACGGCTTGCCCGGCCTCTGGGGGAAGAAGAGCTCGGGGGCTTTTTCGCCGAGGACTACGGCAGCGAGCCGTTCGTCGTTCTCGCCCGTGGTCGGTGGCCCGAGCTCCGAGAGGTGCGCGGGACGAACCTCTGCGCCATCGGGTGGACGCTCGACGCCGACCGGACGACGGCCGTCGTCGTCACGGCGCTCGACAACCTGGGCAAGGGGGCCGCGGGGCAAGCGGTGCAGAACCTGAACCTGCTCTGCGGCTTCCCGGAGACGCAGGGTCTCGAGGACTCGGCCTGGCTCCCTTGA
- the lptF gene encoding LPS export ABC transporter permease LptF, with the protein MGKTLARYFRRELLSAFALGVGAFTLVLLLARILKVVDLLVNRGVSARQVLSVLSLLFPVFLELTLPMALLLAVVSTFCRLSSDGEIVALKAAGVSLVGMTLPALRFAVVCGLATGVLSWSLSPWARREMHRALYEIASTNLTAALREGTFYDDIPGFVVYAEEIAPPGNRLRGVVLVDDRKAGERHVFFAREGFLLRDAGKRRVLLRLEDGWVESGRPALGKFEETTFTTYETWISLDSGTPAASNRDPKALSASELGRAIVAGESGRSALVEWHRRASLPFACLAFVLVGVPLGIRTARGVRSHAFSVVLGLVLVYYLLWTAGQDLARKGWGPAWVGVWFADLSFLLAGALFLFSANRELFLRARPIAFGAVGRRTEGAVSPGWS; encoded by the coding sequence GTGGGAAAAACCCTGGCTCGATATTTTCGCCGGGAGCTCCTCTCGGCTTTTGCCCTGGGGGTCGGGGCCTTCACGCTCGTACTCCTCCTGGCCCGGATCTTGAAAGTCGTCGACCTGCTCGTCAATCGCGGCGTATCCGCAAGGCAAGTCCTTTCCGTGCTCTCCCTTCTGTTTCCCGTCTTCCTCGAGCTCACCCTCCCGATGGCCTTGCTGCTGGCCGTCGTCTCGACCTTCTGCCGGCTTTCTTCCGACGGAGAAATCGTGGCGCTGAAGGCAGCGGGAGTGAGCCTCGTCGGGATGACGCTCCCCGCCCTTCGTTTCGCCGTCGTGTGCGGCCTGGCAACCGGCGTGCTCTCCTGGTCCCTGAGTCCCTGGGCGCGTCGTGAGATGCACCGGGCACTCTACGAGATCGCCTCGACCAACCTGACGGCCGCCCTGCGGGAGGGAACGTTCTACGACGATATCCCGGGTTTCGTCGTCTACGCCGAGGAGATCGCCCCTCCCGGGAACCGCCTCCGCGGGGTCGTGCTGGTCGACGATCGGAAGGCCGGCGAGCGACACGTCTTTTTCGCACGGGAGGGTTTCCTGCTCCGCGACGCGGGAAAACGCCGCGTTCTTCTCCGACTCGAGGACGGGTGGGTCGAGTCGGGACGCCCGGCACTCGGAAAATTCGAGGAGACCACCTTCACGACTTACGAGACCTGGATCTCTCTCGATTCCGGCACACCCGCGGCTTCGAACCGCGACCCCAAGGCACTTTCCGCCTCCGAGCTCGGGCGAGCCATCGTAGCCGGGGAGAGCGGGCGTTCGGCGCTGGTGGAGTGGCATCGCCGCGCCAGTCTGCCGTTCGCCTGCCTGGCTTTCGTGCTCGTGGGCGTTCCGCTGGGGATCCGCACGGCCCGTGGCGTCCGGTCCCACGCGTTTTCCGTCGTACTGGGCCTGGTTCTGGTTTACTACCTCCTCTGGACCGCGGGACAGGATCTGGCCCGGAAAGGCTGGGGGCCCGCCTGGGTCGGGGTGTGGTTCGCCGACCTCTCTTTCCTCCTGGCCGGTGCCCTTTTTCTTTTCTCGGCCAATCGAGAGCTTTTTCTACGCGCCCGTCCGATTGCCTTCGGAGCCGTCGGCCGAAGAACCGAAGGCGCCGTGTCGCCAGGATGGTCCTGA
- the rplA gene encoding 50S ribosomal protein L1, which produces MARHGKRYRAQLEKIDRKQRYPLDEAVRLVLETASAKFDETVEMAVRLGVDPRQADQNVRGTVSLPHGTGKPVRVLVFAKGEKEREAKEAGADFVGGEELVKKIQEEGWTDFDAAVATPDMMGMVGRVGKILGPRGLMPNPKVGTVTFDVAKAVQELKAGRIEYRVDKAGIVHAPIGKVSFGPEKLLENARALLASLVQAKPASAKGTYIKGVALATTMGPGVKVDPQKVAAAA; this is translated from the coding sequence ATGGCCAGACACGGAAAACGTTACCGGGCCCAGCTCGAGAAGATCGACCGCAAGCAGCGCTATCCGCTCGACGAAGCGGTGCGGCTGGTGCTCGAGACCGCCAGCGCGAAATTCGACGAAACGGTGGAGATGGCCGTCCGGCTCGGGGTCGACCCGAGGCAGGCCGACCAGAACGTGCGGGGTACCGTCTCGCTTCCCCACGGAACGGGAAAACCGGTCCGCGTGTTGGTCTTCGCCAAAGGGGAGAAGGAGCGGGAGGCGAAGGAGGCGGGAGCGGACTTCGTCGGCGGCGAGGAGTTGGTGAAGAAGATCCAGGAAGAAGGGTGGACGGATTTCGACGCGGCCGTGGCCACGCCCGACATGATGGGGATGGTCGGACGCGTGGGGAAGATCCTGGGCCCCCGAGGGCTCATGCCCAACCCGAAGGTGGGCACGGTGACGTTCGACGTCGCCAAGGCCGTGCAGGAGCTCAAGGCGGGGCGGATCGAATACCGGGTGGACAAGGCCGGCATCGTTCACGCACCGATCGGAAAAGTCTCCTTCGGTCCCGAGAAGCTCCTGGAAAACGCGCGGGCGCTGCTCGCGAGCCTGGTGCAGGCGAAGCCCGCGTCCGCCAAGGGGACCTACATCAAGGGGGTGGCACTGGCGACGACGATGGGACCGGGCGTGAAGGTGGACCCCCAGAAGGTCGCCGCAGCCGCGTGA
- the rpmG gene encoding 50S ribosomal protein L33 — MRELVALQCEQCRRKNYTTSRNKKRSGEKLALRKFCPFCRSHTSHKEAKV; from the coding sequence ATGCGTGAACTCGTCGCTTTGCAGTGCGAGCAGTGCCGGCGGAAGAACTACACCACGAGCCGGAACAAGAAGCGGAGCGGCGAGAAGCTCGCCCTGCGCAAGTTCTGCCCGTTCTGCCGTTCGCACACATCCCACAAGGAAGCGAAGGTCTGA
- the tuf-1 gene encoding elongation factor Tu, with protein MAKQKFERKKPHCNVGTIGHIDHGKTTLTAAITKVLSEKGLAQYTPFEQIDKAPEEKARGITIATSHVEYETEKRHYAHVDCPGHADYIKNMITGAAQMDGAILVVAASDGPMPQTREHILLARQVGVPAIVVFMNKVDMVDDPELLDLVELEVRELLTKYEFPGDEVPVIRGSALKALEGDKSEIGEGAIWKLMEAVDNYIPQPERDVDKPFLMPVEDVFSISGRGTVVTGRIERGRIRVGDEVEIVGIRPTQKTVVTGVEMFRKVLDEGQAGDNVGCLLRGTKRDEVERGQVLAQPGTITPHTKFEAEVYVLTKEEGGRHTPFFDGYRPQFYFRTTDVTGVARLPQGTEMVMPGDNVKLTVELITPIAMEEGLRFAIREGGRTVGAGVVTKILE; from the coding sequence ATGGCGAAGCAGAAGTTCGAGAGGAAGAAGCCGCACTGCAACGTGGGGACGATCGGGCACATCGATCACGGGAAGACGACGTTGACGGCGGCGATCACGAAGGTGTTGTCGGAGAAGGGGCTGGCGCAGTACACGCCGTTCGAGCAGATCGACAAGGCGCCGGAGGAGAAGGCGAGGGGGATCACGATTGCGACGTCGCACGTGGAGTACGAGACGGAGAAGAGGCACTACGCGCACGTGGACTGTCCTGGGCACGCGGACTACATCAAGAACATGATCACGGGTGCGGCGCAGATGGACGGGGCGATTTTGGTGGTGGCGGCTTCGGACGGGCCGATGCCGCAGACGCGGGAGCACATTTTGTTGGCGCGGCAGGTGGGGGTACCTGCGATCGTGGTGTTCATGAACAAGGTGGACATGGTGGACGACCCGGAGCTTTTGGATTTGGTGGAGCTGGAGGTGAGGGAGCTTTTGACGAAGTACGAGTTTCCGGGGGACGAGGTACCGGTGATTCGAGGGAGTGCGTTGAAGGCGCTCGAGGGGGACAAGAGCGAGATCGGGGAGGGGGCGATTTGGAAGTTGATGGAGGCGGTGGACAACTACATTCCGCAGCCCGAGCGGGACGTGGACAAGCCGTTTTTGATGCCGGTGGAGGACGTGTTTTCGATCAGCGGGCGCGGGACGGTGGTGACGGGGAGGATCGAGCGTGGGAGGATTCGGGTGGGGGACGAGGTGGAGATCGTGGGGATACGGCCGACGCAGAAGACGGTGGTGACGGGGGTGGAGATGTTCCGCAAGGTGCTGGACGAGGGGCAGGCTGGGGACAACGTGGGGTGTCTTTTGCGTGGGACGAAGCGGGACGAGGTGGAGCGGGGGCAGGTGTTGGCGCAGCCCGGTACGATCACGCCGCACACGAAGTTCGAGGCGGAGGTGTACGTGCTGACGAAGGAGGAGGGGGGGCGGCACACGCCGTTTTTCGACGGGTATCGTCCGCAGTTCTACTTTCGGACGACGGACGTGACGGGGGTGGCGAGGTTGCCGCAGGGGACGGAGATGGTGATGCCGGGGGACAACGTGAAGCTCACGGTGGAGTTGATCACGCCGATTGCGATGGAAGAGGGGCTGCGCTTTGCGATCCGCGAGGGGGGCCGTACCGTCGGAGCCGGCGTCGTCACCAAAATCCTCGAGTGA
- the rplJ gene encoding 50S ribosomal protein L10 produces MTKEQKAEVVRELGEKLARARLALLASAQGLTVAELTQLRRELREAGGEFRVAKNTLARRAVAGGPYASLSERLLGPNGFVFAYEDPVAVAKVIVRFASAHTAFQVRGGVLEGGAIGPEEVDALAKLPSREVLLAQLLGLLQAPASRLLATIQEPGARLARLLAKLRDRGEEGGNAAGE; encoded by the coding sequence GTGACGAAAGAACAAAAAGCCGAGGTGGTACGGGAGCTCGGCGAGAAGCTCGCCCGTGCGAGGCTCGCGCTGCTCGCGAGCGCGCAGGGCCTCACGGTGGCCGAGTTGACCCAGCTCCGACGCGAGCTTCGCGAAGCCGGGGGCGAGTTCCGGGTGGCCAAGAACACGCTCGCCAGGCGTGCCGTGGCCGGTGGGCCTTACGCCTCGCTCTCGGAGAGGCTTCTCGGGCCGAACGGCTTCGTGTTCGCCTACGAGGACCCCGTGGCGGTGGCGAAAGTCATCGTGCGCTTCGCTTCCGCGCACACGGCGTTCCAGGTGCGGGGTGGTGTCCTCGAAGGCGGGGCGATCGGTCCCGAAGAAGTCGACGCTCTCGCGAAACTCCCGAGCCGGGAGGTCCTGCTGGCGCAGCTTCTGGGGCTCCTCCAGGCCCCGGCGTCCCGGTTGCTCGCGACGATCCAGGAGCCGGGGGCGCGTCTGGCTCGCCTTCTGGCGAAGCTGCGGGACCGCGGGGAAGAGGGCGGGAACGCTGCAGGTGAATAA
- the rlmB gene encoding 23S rRNA (guanosine(2251)-2'-O)-methyltransferase RlmB, with amino-acid sequence MVYGIRPVLEVLDGTPSQIEVLLFASRESPKLREIREKARHCGVPVRFVSRDEIARLCGTPHHQDVLALLPPFPYASLEEILACRPDLVAAADGVEDPRNLGALVRSLAAAGAGGLVLPKDRACGVTPAAEKTSAGAVSRIPVSRVTNLCRALRRLREAGYWIVGLDVSAERSLYEVDLPSPLVLVVGGETGIRPLVARHCDLLARIPLACGVESLNLSVAAALAAFEFRRRQGLPARGES; translated from the coding sequence GTGGTCTACGGTATCCGCCCCGTGCTCGAGGTCCTCGACGGTACGCCGTCGCAAATCGAGGTCCTTCTGTTCGCCTCGCGGGAGAGCCCGAAACTCCGGGAAATCCGGGAAAAGGCTCGCCATTGTGGGGTGCCCGTGCGGTTCGTGTCGCGGGACGAGATCGCTCGGCTCTGCGGGACTCCGCACCACCAGGACGTGCTCGCCCTGCTCCCCCCCTTTCCCTACGCTTCGCTCGAGGAGATCCTGGCTTGCCGGCCGGACCTCGTGGCTGCCGCAGACGGGGTCGAAGATCCGAGGAATCTCGGGGCTCTCGTTCGTTCCCTCGCGGCCGCGGGGGCCGGGGGGCTCGTCCTGCCGAAGGACCGCGCGTGTGGCGTGACGCCCGCCGCCGAGAAAACGTCGGCCGGAGCGGTGTCCAGGATTCCCGTCTCCCGGGTCACGAACCTCTGCCGAGCGCTGCGACGCCTGCGAGAGGCAGGGTACTGGATCGTGGGCCTCGACGTGTCGGCCGAGCGGAGTCTCTACGAGGTGGACCTCCCGAGCCCGTTGGTGCTCGTCGTAGGCGGCGAGACCGGAATCCGGCCGCTCGTGGCGAGGCACTGCGACCTGCTCGCACGAATCCCCCTGGCCTGCGGAGTGGAATCCCTCAACCTGTCGGTGGCGGCGGCGCTCGCAGCCTTCGAGTTCCGACGGCGCCAGGGCCTGCCGGCTCGGGGGGAGAGTTGA
- the nusG gene encoding transcription termination/antitermination protein NusG: MKQWYVVHTYSGYEHKVKAALEERIKTLGKQDLFGPILVPAEKVVELVKGKKKTSSRKFFPGYILVNMELNDETWHIVRSTPKVTGFVGGTHPAPISEEEVREITQQMAEGAARPKPKVLFEAGESVKVIDGPFQDFNGVVEEVKPEKGKLKVLISIFGRATPVELDFVQVEKA, translated from the coding sequence ATGAAGCAGTGGTACGTCGTCCACACCTATTCGGGTTACGAGCACAAGGTGAAGGCGGCCTTGGAGGAGCGAATCAAGACCCTGGGAAAGCAGGATCTCTTCGGCCCGATCCTGGTTCCCGCCGAGAAGGTCGTGGAGCTCGTGAAGGGGAAGAAAAAGACCTCTTCGCGCAAGTTTTTCCCGGGGTACATTCTCGTGAACATGGAATTGAACGACGAGACGTGGCATATTGTCCGGTCGACACCCAAGGTCACGGGCTTCGTCGGCGGCACGCACCCCGCCCCCATCAGCGAGGAGGAGGTGCGGGAAATCACGCAGCAGATGGCCGAGGGCGCCGCGCGGCCGAAGCCCAAGGTTCTGTTCGAGGCCGGAGAGAGCGTGAAAGTCATCGACGGCCCGTTCCAGGACTTCAACGGCGTCGTGGAAGAGGTGAAGCCCGAGAAGGGAAAGCTCAAGGTTCTCATCAGCATCTTCGGGCGCGCCACGCCCGTCGAGCTCGATTTCGTGCAGGTGGAGAAAGCGTGA
- the rplK gene encoding 50S ribosomal protein L11, whose translation MAKKVIAEIKLQIPAGQASPSPPVGPALGQRGVNIMEFCKQFNARTQGQAGLVIPVLVTVYADRSFTFVTKTPPASVLLKRAAGIEKGSGRPNKEKVGRVTRSQVREIAQLKAPDLTARSLEAAIRTIEGTARSMGIEVVDG comes from the coding sequence ATGGCTAAAAAGGTGATCGCCGAGATCAAGCTGCAGATTCCCGCGGGTCAGGCCAGCCCGAGCCCGCCCGTGGGCCCGGCGCTGGGTCAAAGAGGCGTGAACATCATGGAGTTCTGCAAGCAGTTCAACGCCCGGACCCAGGGGCAAGCGGGCCTCGTCATCCCCGTACTCGTCACGGTCTACGCGGATCGGTCCTTCACCTTCGTCACGAAGACGCCGCCCGCTTCCGTGCTCCTCAAGCGGGCGGCCGGCATCGAGAAGGGGTCGGGCCGGCCCAACAAGGAAAAGGTGGGTCGGGTCACCCGTTCCCAGGTGCGGGAAATCGCGCAGCTCAAGGCCCCGGACCTCACGGCACGGAGCCTCGAGGCGGCCATCCGGACCATCGAGGGAACCGCGAGGAGCATGGGGATCGAAGTCGTGGACGGGTAA
- a CDS encoding 30S ribosomal protein S9 codes for MERLLVYQATGKRKTAVARVRLLPGAGKIVVNDRPLEEYFGRLTSRMIVQQPFEVTGTGGQYDVFVDVHGGGVSAQASAIRHGIARALIEADPGHRPALKKVGFLTRDPRKVERKKYGRHKARKRPQYSKR; via the coding sequence GTGGAACGGCTCCTTGTGTACCAGGCCACCGGTAAGCGTAAGACCGCGGTGGCACGGGTCCGCTTGCTGCCGGGGGCGGGGAAGATCGTCGTGAACGACCGACCCCTCGAGGAATATTTCGGCCGGCTCACCTCGAGGATGATCGTGCAGCAGCCGTTCGAAGTCACCGGAACCGGGGGGCAGTACGACGTCTTCGTCGACGTCCACGGCGGCGGCGTCTCCGCGCAGGCTTCCGCGATCCGACACGGGATCGCCCGTGCCCTCATCGAAGCCGACCCGGGCCACCGGCCCGCTCTCAAGAAGGTCGGGTTTCTCACGCGCGATCCCCGGAAGGTCGAGCGCAAGAAGTACGGGCGCCACAAAGCGCGCAAACGGCCCCAGTACTCCAAGCGCTAG
- a CDS encoding LPS export ABC transporter permease LptG, with product MRLLSRFLLRESLRFAILAQAAFLVLYVTVDVFDRLDHFLRSQAPFGTVLRHLLFRLPLVVSQTGPAAVTTGILLCLATMARRNELVALRACGLGLARFTAPVLYALPGVALAAFLWNETFVPLATAEARRVRREEMERRPRRSSAVGSETWFRGAEGFYTIDYVDPHRRTLRGVTVYRVGPDFELLAVMRIPEARWTSSGWEVRGAVRRLPGRTHERPLSEPEARRILERDSFEDFLETYREPEELGFFALRRRALSLRRKGIDTSEYFVELHLKLAVPFSVLALGCLAIPLGGRLRHRTGVATVVFAGLVSGFLYWVVLAFAVSLGRNGALPPALAAWSANALTLLAALVLWQHAE from the coding sequence GTGCGGCTTCTTTCCCGCTTTCTTCTCCGGGAAAGCCTTCGATTCGCCATCCTGGCACAGGCCGCCTTCCTGGTCCTCTACGTTACCGTCGACGTCTTCGATCGGCTCGATCATTTCCTCCGGTCACAGGCTCCGTTCGGGACCGTGCTGCGCCATCTTCTCTTTCGGCTGCCGCTCGTGGTCTCGCAAACGGGCCCGGCGGCCGTCACCACCGGAATCCTGCTTTGCCTCGCGACCATGGCGCGGCGAAACGAGCTCGTCGCGCTGCGCGCTTGCGGGCTCGGACTCGCGCGCTTCACCGCTCCCGTCCTCTACGCCCTCCCCGGGGTCGCTCTGGCTGCCTTCCTCTGGAACGAAACGTTCGTCCCCCTGGCTACCGCCGAAGCTCGACGAGTTCGACGGGAAGAAATGGAGCGGCGCCCTCGACGCAGCTCGGCGGTCGGGTCGGAGACGTGGTTCCGGGGCGCCGAAGGCTTTTACACGATCGACTACGTCGATCCTCACCGACGCACCCTTCGCGGCGTCACCGTCTACCGCGTGGGCCCGGACTTCGAGCTCCTGGCCGTCATGCGCATCCCCGAGGCACGCTGGACGTCGAGCGGTTGGGAGGTCCGAGGCGCCGTCCGCCGCCTCCCTGGCCGTACGCACGAGCGGCCTCTTTCGGAGCCCGAGGCGAGGAGGATCCTCGAGCGGGATTCTTTCGAGGACTTTCTCGAAACCTATCGCGAGCCGGAGGAACTCGGCTTTTTCGCCCTGCGCCGTCGCGCCCTGTCCCTGCGGCGGAAGGGCATCGACACGTCCGAATATTTCGTCGAACTCCACCTCAAGCTCGCCGTGCCGTTCTCCGTTCTCGCGCTCGGCTGCCTCGCCATCCCGCTCGGGGGGCGCCTGCGCCACCGAACCGGCGTCGCCACCGTCGTGTTCGCGGGGCTCGTGAGCGGGTTCCTCTACTGGGTGGTCCTGGCCTTCGCGGTCTCTCTCGGGCGCAACGGCGCCCTGCCGCCCGCGTTGGCGGCGTGGAGCGCGAACGCCCTGACCCTGCTCGCGGCCCTGGTCCTCTGGCAGCACGCGGAGTGA
- a CDS encoding transcriptional regulator gives MTKADLIESVASKVDLPRAKAEQAVNTLFEDIIEALKQGDKVNISGFGTFAVSSRKARVGRNPKTGETISIAASRAAKFKAGKVLKESLN, from the coding sequence ATGACGAAGGCCGATCTGATCGAGTCCGTTGCCAGTAAGGTCGACCTACCCAGGGCGAAAGCCGAACAGGCGGTCAACACGCTGTTCGAGGACATCATCGAGGCCTTGAAACAGGGCGACAAGGTCAACATCTCGGGCTTCGGGACTTTCGCGGTTTCCTCCCGGAAAGCTCGCGTGGGCCGCAACCCGAAGACGGGGGAGACGATTTCGATAGCGGCCTCGCGTGCGGCCAAGTTCAAGGCCGGAAAAGTCCTGAAAGAATCGCTCAACTGA